TGGTGGTGTTGTAAAAAAGAAAAGCGCTCCAAAACCTTTAGGGGTTTTGGTCGTGGATAAAGATGCGACAACAACTTCTCAAGAATTGATTACAAAATTGAATAGCATGCAAACCATTCGTTTGATTGCTTCTGAAGAAGAGAAAGCCTTAGATCTTGTTAGAAAAGGGAAAAATGTAGCCGCTCTAATTTTTGAAAAAGGATTTTCGGATGCTGTTAAAACCGATACAGACTTGCCTATCGAACTAAAATACGACGCTGCAAGAGATTTACAGATGCGAATTGTACATACCGTTTTAAAAGAAGGATTCAAATATCATTTAGGAAAAGTAGATGTGATTAATACTGTAAAACTAAAAACGACTTCGCTAATCAAAGAGAATTCTACCAAAGCGCATCCTGGTTTGGTACAAGCTGTAGGAGGAACAGCAATTATGATGTTGTTATTTAGTATAGCCGCTATTGGCGGTGGATTGTTAGATGAAAAAGAGGCAGGTACTTTAAAACGTTTGCTAATTGCTCCTGTAAAACCATTAGATATTTTATTAGCAAAAATGGGAACAGCAATGGTGGTTTCTATTTTACAATTAGCCACCATGTTTATCTTTGCGTGGCTGGCATTCGGGTTACCTATTTTTATGGATCTATTCTCATTAATCGTATTGATTTTATGTATCTCGTTTGCAGTTTCTAGTTTTGGAGTTTTCTTAGTGTCTACAGTAAAAACACGTCAACAATTACAAGGAATGAGCACCATTATTATCATTCTGATGTCAGCAATTGGAGGAAGTATGATTCCGATTAGTATGATGCCAGCCTTCATGCAAAACATTGCAGTAATTAGTGTAAATTATTGGGGGATTGAAGGTTTCTTTGATATTTTCTGGAGACAATTACCTTTGATAGCTATTCTTCCTAAAATGGGAATTCTATTAGCCATTGGTTTGGGAATGACTTTGGTTTCTACAGTATTGTTTAAGAAGAATGTTATTGCCATAGAGTAAGCTTTGGCCCAATCATCAGCAACAAAAATTTTGATGATCAGTAACCAGAATTTGTTTTATTGGTTTTGAGTTATCGCTTGGGTCTAAGATTTTCAATAATCTGCGCATCTACCCACAATACGTCTACGTTTTCGTATTTGTCAGAGCCCATATTCCTATTAAAGAAAAGATATTTACCATCTGGTGTAACACTTGCAGCTGCTTCCCAGGCACTGGTGTTTATCTTATCTCCGAGGTTGATAGCCTCACCCCAGGAACCATCTTGTTGTTTAAAACTAATGTAAATATCCGAATCTCCATATCCGTTTTCTCTTTCACCATCCCAGATTAAATAGGATTCATCTGGTGCAATAAATGGGTGTGCGTTCATCTTTCCGGTGTTAATCTTTTTACCAAATGCTTTAGGTTCTTCATGCCTCCCATTTATTAATCGAGAATACCAAATCACACCGTCTCCATCTGGCATGCCCACTTCATCAAAAACATAGGTTCCTTTTGATGAAGTCGTAAGGCGCATGATCTCTATTTTTTGAAATAAGGAGTCTAGTTTTTTTATCCCTGACCACTCCCCCGTCTCGGTTCGCTCCTTATATCGTCTGCCTAAATGCATGGTCTTACCATCGGGTGAGATAAATGGCTGCCCTACTCTCGCAGATATCACTGACTCCTGCCACCTATTATTTTTATATTGAAAAACAACAAATTCATGTTTTTTATTTTCCTTTACTTCTCTGATAAAATAAAACTCTTTCTGGTCGGGTGTAAAGACTCCTCCGTATTCCCAACCCTCAGTCACGATCATACCTGGAGCAAAACGTTCAGGTATTAAACCAGGTGGCTTTTGCCCCAGATAGGGACTTTCTATAATTGGTGAAGTAGTAGTTGTTGCGTGCTGTTTTTTAGTAGTGCAAGCATTAAAAACTAGTACCAATATAAGAAGCAAAATAAAATGTACTTTTTTCATTGTTCAACTTTTTTTATTCTTGGTAATTTATTGTACAGATCATGATTTGGGCCTGAGTTTCTCGATAATCTTAGCATCTACCCAGAATGTATCTACATCATCGTATTTATCAGTTGGTTTTGTTTTACCTACATTTCTATTGAAGAAAAGATATTTCCCGTCCGGCGACACAAATGCACCCGCTTCCGAAGACTCTGTGTTTATCTTATCGCCCAAGTTAATAGCCTCCCCCCATGAACCATCTTGCTGTTGAAAACTGATATAGATATCAGCATTACCATATCCACTATCTCTTCTACCATCCCAAAGAATATAGGATTCATCGGGAGCAATGAAAGGGTGGGCGTTCGATTTTCCAGTGTTTATCTCCTTACCAAACTGTTTAGGTTCTTCACGTTCTCCATCAATTAATCTTGAATAACGAAGAATACCTTCTCCCATTGAATCAAAAACATAGGTACCTTTAGCAGAAGCCGTAAGGAGCATAATTGGGAAGTCTTTAAATGGAACACCAAGGCTTTTTATCTTGGACCAATCGCCTGTTTCTGTACGCTCTTTATATCTTGTACCCAAATGCATGGTCTTACCATCTGGCGATATAAAGGGTTCTCCCTCTCTGGGTGATATAACCGACTCC
This region of Aquimarina spinulae genomic DNA includes:
- a CDS encoding ABC transporter permease, whose amino-acid sequence is MIVTILQKDLRLYFSDKKGILITFLLPIIMITLFAFAFGGVVKKKSAPKPLGVLVVDKDATTTSQELITKLNSMQTIRLIASEEEKALDLVRKGKNVAALIFEKGFSDAVKTDTDLPIELKYDAARDLQMRIVHTVLKEGFKYHLGKVDVINTVKLKTTSLIKENSTKAHPGLVQAVGGTAIMMLLFSIAAIGGGLLDEKEAGTLKRLLIAPVKPLDILLAKMGTAMVVSILQLATMFIFAWLAFGLPIFMDLFSLIVLILCISFAVSSFGVFLVSTVKTRQQLQGMSTIIIILMSAIGGSMIPISMMPAFMQNIAVISVNYWGIEGFFDIFWRQLPLIAILPKMGILLAIGLGMTLVSTVLFKKNVIAIE
- a CDS encoding PD40 domain-containing protein, producing MKKVHFILLLILVLVFNACTTKKQHATTTTSPIIESPYLGQKPPGLIPERFAPGMIVTEGWEYGGVFTPDQKEFYFIREVKENKKHEFVVFQYKNNRWQESVISARVGQPFISPDGKTMHLGRRYKERTETGEWSGIKKLDSLFQKIEIMRLTTSSKGTYVFDEVGMPDGDGVIWYSRLINGRHEEPKAFGKKINTGKMNAHPFIAPDESYLIWDGERENGYGDSDIYISFKQQDGSWGEAINLGDKINTSAWEAAASVTPDGKYLFFNRNMGSDKYENVDVLWVDAQIIENLRPKR